A region from the Anoplolepis gracilipes chromosome 2, ASM4749672v1, whole genome shotgun sequence genome encodes:
- the LOC140676215 gene encoding uncharacterized protein isoform X2, which yields MSRNDGKDFLASPETEQLLSNDTCGDTSATCVRLQRWSTDRSYVEGDVSSSESTSEGKSVLNHNVQISDNTDPSPVTVITLSSMTVNGNGDNDDPPPYAATPPPYSAIALPNHTHWPYGLFSFGNAYSTDEATCRVQIPLTPFQASLTPATDFQSQGTCQHALLSMPMTMSERFFKLGCRRNSFVSTSYNGIAEKTYDKKSRRYGVILVAAAVIIFLMALSLMVRFVMERSWWRR from the exons atTTTTTGGCAAGCCCAGAGACCGAACAGTTATTATCTAATGACACGTGCGGTGATACATCAGCAACATGTGTAAGGCTTCAGCGATGGTCGACAGACAGGTCATACGTTGAAGGTGACGTATCGTCATCAGAGTCAACGTCTGAAGGCAAATCTGTATTGAATCATAACGTACAGATCTCGGACAACACGGATCCCTCTCCAGTTACCGTGATAACGCTCTCTTCAATGACCGTAAACGGCAATGGAGATAATGACGATCCACCGCCTTATGCCGCAACTCCGCCACCTTACAGCGCAATCGCGCTACCAAATCACACCCACTGGCCGTATGGACTTTTTTCGTTCGGCAACGCATATTCCACGGACGAGGCAACCTGTAGAGTGCAAATACCGTTGACACCTTTCCAAGCATCTCTAACGCCGGCTACAGATTTTCAATCTCAAGGGACTTGTCAGCATGCATTGTTATCGATGCCTATGACTATGTCTGAGCGGTTCTTCAAGTTAGGTTGCCGTAGAAATTCTTTTGTATCGACGTCATACAATGGAATCGCGGAAAAAACTTATGACAAAAAATCACGAA gatACGGCGTTATTCTTGTAGCAGCGGCGGTGATTATCTTTCTTATGGCTCTGTCCTTGATGGTTCGTTTCGTCATGGAAAGAAGTTGGTGGCGAAGATAG
- the LOC140676215 gene encoding uncharacterized protein isoform X1, with amino-acid sequence MKVFLRLSCFNSEDFLASPETEQLLSNDTCGDTSATCVRLQRWSTDRSYVEGDVSSSESTSEGKSVLNHNVQISDNTDPSPVTVITLSSMTVNGNGDNDDPPPYAATPPPYSAIALPNHTHWPYGLFSFGNAYSTDEATCRVQIPLTPFQASLTPATDFQSQGTCQHALLSMPMTMSERFFKLGCRRNSFVSTSYNGIAEKTYDKKSRRYGVILVAAAVIIFLMALSLMVRFVMERSWWRR; translated from the exons atTTTTTGGCAAGCCCAGAGACCGAACAGTTATTATCTAATGACACGTGCGGTGATACATCAGCAACATGTGTAAGGCTTCAGCGATGGTCGACAGACAGGTCATACGTTGAAGGTGACGTATCGTCATCAGAGTCAACGTCTGAAGGCAAATCTGTATTGAATCATAACGTACAGATCTCGGACAACACGGATCCCTCTCCAGTTACCGTGATAACGCTCTCTTCAATGACCGTAAACGGCAATGGAGATAATGACGATCCACCGCCTTATGCCGCAACTCCGCCACCTTACAGCGCAATCGCGCTACCAAATCACACCCACTGGCCGTATGGACTTTTTTCGTTCGGCAACGCATATTCCACGGACGAGGCAACCTGTAGAGTGCAAATACCGTTGACACCTTTCCAAGCATCTCTAACGCCGGCTACAGATTTTCAATCTCAAGGGACTTGTCAGCATGCATTGTTATCGATGCCTATGACTATGTCTGAGCGGTTCTTCAAGTTAGGTTGCCGTAGAAATTCTTTTGTATCGACGTCATACAATGGAATCGCGGAAAAAACTTATGACAAAAAATCACGAA gatACGGCGTTATTCTTGTAGCAGCGGCGGTGATTATCTTTCTTATGGCTCTGTCCTTGATGGTTCGTTTCGTCATGGAAAGAAGTTGGTGGCGAAGATAG